TTCTGGAACCCTGGGTCATGTTCGGGTTTCAGGAAAAGATCAACCGCCAGGTCATCGACCATCTGGAAATTGAACCGGACCACCGGATCCTTGATGTGGGCTGCGGCACCGGGGTTGTGACAAGGATGATCTCCGAAAAACTGTCTCCGGAAAAAGGGGGCGTGGCCATAGGAATCGATGCTGCCGGAAAGATGATACAGGGAGCGGTTGAAAAGCGCCAGGGACCGGCCTGCACCTTCCGGACCGCAGCAGCCGAAGCCCTTCCCTTTGAAAACGACTCCTTTGACTCGGTGGTCTCCACCCTCTTTTTTCACCATATCCAGATGGATCTGAAGATCCGGGCCTTTGCCGAAGCTTTCCGGGTGTTGAAACCCGGCGGACGGCTGGTCATCTCCGATATGCATGTCCCCGAGACATTTCTGGGCGCCCTGATTGCCCACGCTTCCCGCTGGCTGCTCTTCCAGCCCCAGATCGGGGAAAATATCCGGGGGGTGCTGCCGGATCTCATCCAAGAGGCCGGTTTCACATATCCCCGGCTGGTCAAAACCTATCTGGGATATATCACCCTGTTTGTGAGCAAAAAACCCGTGGGTTTGACATCATGACCTCTCCGGTGGCTGATGACACTGCAGTCAGAGAATTTTTCGACCTGGTGACCCGGGAGTTGCACCAGGCTCTTTCGCTGTTCCAGGAAACGGCCGCATCCATTCTGGACCAAAGCGGGGTCTGCCTGACCCCGCCGTCACCTTCCTGGTTTTCCCTGGAAAACCATTTTTTTTCCGCCCTGTTTCTCTATTCCTATATCCAGGGCCGTATCCCGGAGGACCGGCGCATCTACTATGCCGCCATGAACCAGTGCCTCAGGGGAATGGTCACCGGGTGCGACAATATTCTGGATGATGAGTACAAGATCACCCTGGATACGGATCTGCCTGAATCCGCCGCAAAATTCCGGTCCATCCTGGACATCATGGTCTGTGACCGGGTCCTGACCGCCCTTATGGTCAAGGGGGAAAAGGCGGGATGTTTTTCCCGGGATCAGCTGCTGACGGCAAATACCGTTTCTCTGCATGCCCTTTTGAAAAGCGGTGCCCAGGAGGCATCGGAAGAACAGGGAGTGGTAACCACCCTGCTGCCGGAGGCCGTCTTATCAGATATCCATTCAGTAAAAACCGGGTTGCTGTTCCAGGCCCCATGGGCACTGCCCGAAGCCCTTGAAGGGCCTGATTTGGCCCCCCCGGACCGGATCAAGGAGGGACTTGCCCTTGTGGGGGTGGGCTGTCAGGTCATGGATGATATGGTGGATCTGGCCAGAGATCTGGAGACCCGGCGGCATAACTATGTGGCTTCCCTGATTTGCCACACCTCCGGAGAGGATGAAACATTCCGGTTGAACCGGATGCTTGAACAGGGCGGCCCGGTTTCCGCAAAAAGAGATCTTTTAAACGAATTCCCCCGGGCAAGGAAACAGGCGGCTAATAAAGCACGGGCATTTCTGAAAGAGGGATGCGGCATGCTGTTTGCCCCGGAACATGGCTCGATGATCCCCTTTGCCGTTGATTTTGTTGCCAGACGGATCGGGGCGGACCGGTTCCAGGATCTGGCACCATGACTCCGGCGTTCTGGATCAGAACTGCGGCTGCCTTTATTTTCCGGTCCGGCCGCAGCACCGCCGCCTTAGGCGCCACGATCAGCATGGCCGTGGCAGCCCTGGTCTTTATCTCTGCCGTGGCCACAGGCATAAACGACTGCATGATCCAGAACGCCACCGGCCTTTACAGCGGTCAGATTTCAGGTACGGCCCTGCCTGCTGCCCTGGTGCCGGAAGACCTGGAACTTCCCGGGGTTTTGACGATCCTCCGGCGGTACCTGATTCCGGGAATGATCAGCAGCCCGGAAGGTCATGCTGGCCCTGCCGGCCAAACCGCTGCCGCCGCATCCAGCACTGACCTGTCGCTGACCCTGGTGGCCCTGGACCCGGAACCGGAGAAAAAAGCCTGTGCATTCTGGAAAAAAATCATTGCCGGCACCTACCCGGCCCCGGAAACAGATGACATCCTCATCAGCCGTCAGACTGCCATGGCCTTAGGTGTCCAACCCGGCAATCCCCTCTTGTTCCAGTCCGGCTCTCTGGAAAAACAGTTCCGTGTGGCCGGCATTTTTGCCACCGGTATTCCTGCCATGGATCAGGGGCTGGCCTTCTGCCCTAAGGCCGCCATGCCCGTGTTGCCGGAAACCTGGTCAACCGCGGTGTTTCTGATGCCCGGAGTTTCGGAAACCCGGATCCGGTCGGCCTGGGCTGAAAAGGGAATAGATCCATCCCGGTTCCAAACCTGGCAGGAAACCATGCCCGACCTGACCCAGCTCATTGATCTGAACCGGATCTCCATGGGCTTTGTCAACGTACTTGTCCTGGGGGTGGTGGCATTTGCTACGGCCGCCGCCTTTGCCATCTCCATCATCAGCCGTCTCCGGGAATACGGAATCATGAAGACCATGGGCATCACTCCGGGGGAAA
The window above is part of the Desulfotignum phosphitoxidans DSM 13687 genome. Proteins encoded here:
- a CDS encoding class I SAM-dependent methyltransferase; this translates as MSYSSIPTRGRTLDYAAGVYDILEPWVMFGFQEKINRQVIDHLEIEPDHRILDVGCGTGVVTRMISEKLSPEKGGVAIGIDAAGKMIQGAVEKRQGPACTFRTAAAEALPFENDSFDSVVSTLFFHHIQMDLKIRAFAEAFRVLKPGGRLVISDMHVPETFLGALIAHASRWLLFQPQIGENIRGVLPDLIQEAGFTYPRLVKTYLGYITLFVSKKPVGLTS
- a CDS encoding class 1 isoprenoid biosynthesis enzyme, yielding MTSPVADDTAVREFFDLVTRELHQALSLFQETAASILDQSGVCLTPPSPSWFSLENHFFSALFLYSYIQGRIPEDRRIYYAAMNQCLRGMVTGCDNILDDEYKITLDTDLPESAAKFRSILDIMVCDRVLTALMVKGEKAGCFSRDQLLTANTVSLHALLKSGAQEASEEQGVVTTLLPEAVLSDIHSVKTGLLFQAPWALPEALEGPDLAPPDRIKEGLALVGVGCQVMDDMVDLARDLETRRHNYVASLICHTSGEDETFRLNRMLEQGGPVSAKRDLLNEFPRARKQAANKARAFLKEGCGMLFAPEHGSMIPFAVDFVARRIGADRFQDLAP
- a CDS encoding ABC transporter permease; translated protein: MTPAFWIRTAAAFIFRSGRSTAALGATISMAVAALVFISAVATGINDCMIQNATGLYSGQISGTALPAALVPEDLELPGVLTILRRYLIPGMISSPEGHAGPAGQTAAAASSTDLSLTLVALDPEPEKKACAFWKKIIAGTYPAPETDDILISRQTAMALGVQPGNPLLFQSGSLEKQFRVAGIFATGIPAMDQGLAFCPKAAMPVLPETWSTAVFLMPGVSETRIRSAWAEKGIDPSRFQTWQETMPDLTQLIDLNRISMGFVNVLVLGVVAFATAAAFAISIISRLREYGIMKTMGITPGETALLIFSQVILLNLLAAAAGILLGAAMAAFAAGTGIDLSGFTSHNQYFVVSGVIVPRLTFFSLLLPPGLALVFCLAAAAWPLLIVVRQQPARILRSIYP